A stretch of Pangasianodon hypophthalmus isolate fPanHyp1 chromosome 9, fPanHyp1.pri, whole genome shotgun sequence DNA encodes these proteins:
- the fgl2a gene encoding fibrinogen-like 2a, protein MRLCVYIMLIAAHLGSEAVLSGSSGRVEKTSPPESCSQVKMKPAGQCGNEEECPYQITIPPLTIQLPKQFQLLKKAMTELQSMKETVRQLKSACLSCSLQRDSTETQYRGDGGATAPKNKNSSNAIQEMQVKMTKMSNSLKNAHTHIKDLQGKFEMLRHPNMTECPLINSPIHIIAPRDCSDYSVMKNMKNGVYKVTPDPRNGTFEVFCDMESNGGGWTVVQRRINGSVNFNRTWAEYKNGFGDLRGEFWLGNDRIHLLTRAKDMVLRIELEDFQGVHEYAKYDLFYVSNEFLKYRLSISKYSGTAGNALHIDKDYNHDQMFFTTWDRDNDIYSSGNCGAYYGSGWWFNACLSANLNGKYYHKRYLGKRDGIFWSTWPNMPKEHYLTNNRQSFKTVKMMIRPKNYAP, encoded by the exons atgcgcctgtgtgtgtatatcatgCTCATAGCTGCACATCTGGGCTCTGAAGCTGTGCTTAGTGGTTCTTCTGGCAGGGTGGAGAAGACATCGCCCCCTGAGAGCTGCTCCCAGGTGAAGATGAAACCTGCTGGCCAGTGCGGAAATGAAGAGGAGTGCCCCTACCAGATCACCATTCCTCCTCTAACCATCCAGCTGCCCAAGCAGTTCCAGCTACTGAAGAAAGCCATGACGGAGCTGCAGAGCATGAAGGAGACAGTGAGGCAACTGAAGAGTGCCTGTCTAAGCTGCAGCCTTCAAAGGGACAGTACAGAGACACAATACAGAGGAGACGGTGGAGCAACAGCACCCAAAAATAAGAATTCAAGCAATGCCATCCAAGAGATGCAAGTGAAGATGACCAAGATGTCCAACAGCCTGAAGAACGCTCACACACATATCAAAGACCTACAAGGAAAATTTGAGATGCTCAGGCACCCTAACATGACCGAGTGCCCTTTGATAAATTCACCAATAC ACATCATAGCACCTAGAGACTGCTCAGACTACAGTGTCATGAAGAACATGAAGAATGGAGTCTATAAGGTTACCCCTGATCCCAGAAATGGGACCTTTGAGGTTTTCTGTGACATGGAGTCCAATGGTGGCGGTTGGACTGTTGTGCAGCGCCGAATCAATGGCAGTGTGAATTTCAACCGCACGTGGGCTGAGTATAAGAATGGCTTTGGGGACCTGCGTGGGGAGTTTTGGCTTGGAAATGACCGTATCCACCTGCTCACCAGGGCCAAAGACATGGTGCTGCGCATCGAGCTCGAGGACTTCCAGGGCGTGCATGAGTATGCAAAATACGACCTTTTTTATGTATCAAATGAATTCCTTAAATACCGCCTGTCCATAAGCAAATACTCAGGGACTGCTGGTAATGCCCTGCATATCGACAAGGACTACAACCATGATCAGATGTTTTTCACTACGTGGGACAGGGACAACGATATCTACTCGTCGGGAAACTGTGGTGCTTACTACGGATCGGGCTGGTGGTTCAATGCCTGTTTGTCGGCTAACCTCAATGGCAAATACTACCACAAGAGGTACCTAGGGAAGCGAGATGGCATCTTCTGGAGCACATGGCCCAATATGCCCAAGGAGCACTACCTGACCAACAACAGGCAATCATTCAAAACTGTCAAGATGATGATTAGGCCAAAGAACTACGCCCCATAA